The DNA sequence CCGTTCTCCAGCCTCTGGTACGGCGGCAGCCTCCTCCAGCTCGGCGCTCAGGCGGTCGGCGCGTTCAGCGTCCTGATCTACTCCTTCGTCCTGGCCTACGCGATCGGCTGGGTCATCCAGAAGACGATGGGCTTCCGGATCAAGAACGAGGACGAGCTGGCCGGCGTCGACACCGTGGTGCACGGCGAGGAAGGCTACTCGCTCGAGACGGTCTGACCGACTCGCACCATCGAGCATCCGCGAACGGGGTGCCGCCTGCGGGCGGCGCCCCGTTCCGCGTGCCGCTAGGGTGATCCTTGCATCGAGGCGGAAGGGAGCGGGATGGCCGCGACGAGCGAGCAGGTCGACACCCTGCTGCTGTTCGTCTGCGGAGCGCTCACGCTGCTGGTCCCGTTCGGCCTCGCGTTCTTCGTCGGCGGCCTCGGCGGACGCTCCACGACCTCCCGCGCCCTGACGTTCGCGCTCACCGGGACGGCGGCGACGGTCCTGCTCGGGATGCTCGGCGGCTACGGGATGCTCGCAGGGACACCGTGGCTGGCGCACGTGCTCGGCGCTCCGTCGGCCGACCTCGCCACCGGCTTCGGCGCGGCGTCGCACCATCTCGACCTGTACGCGCTGGCAAAGGCGGGCTCGATCCTCGCGGCGGCGTCCGTCTCGGTCGCGATCGTGGGTGTCGCGGTCGCGTCGCGGATCACGCTCCGCGCCTGGCTGGTGTTCATCGTGCTCTGGTCGCTGCTTGTGCTGTACCCGGCGGGCTACGCCGTCTTCGCTCTGGACGACGGCTGGGCGACCGGGGTGCTCGGCGTCATCGACTTCGGGGGAGCACTGCCCCTCGGGGTGGCGGCCGGGGCCGCGGCGGCCGGCGTCATCCTGGCGTGCGGCCGCGGAGAGCACCGGCCGCCGGAGCAGCGCAGCTTCCCGGCCATCGCGATCGGCGGGACGCTGGTCTGGGTCGGTTGGCTCGGGCTGGTGGTCGGGTCGGAGGGCGCGGTGGACTCCTACACCGGCCTGATCGCGATCAACGCCTTCATCGCCTCCGCGGGAGGCTGCCTGGCCTGGATGGTCGTCGACCGGGTGCTGCTGCGCCGGCCGACGGCGGTGAGCGCGCTGTGCGGCGCCTTCTCCGGGCTGGTCGCGATCACGCCAGCCGCGGGGGTGCTGACCGTCGGCTGGTCGCTGCTGCTCGGCGTGATCGCCGCGCTCGCGTGCGCGACGATGGTCGACCTGGCGGCCCGGGCGCGCTTCGGGGCCTCCATGGCGCTCATCGTGATCGTGACGGTCGCGAGCATGGTCGGCCTCCTGTACCTCGGGCTGTTCGCCGCGGGCGGCGGGATGGTGGACAGTGGCAACTTCGACCTGTTCACGGCCCAGGCGATCGCGGGCTTCTCGGTGCTGATCGGCTCCTTCCTGGTGTCGCTGCTGCTCGCGCTCGCGCTGCGCTTCACGCTGGGGCTCACGCGGATCCGCTATCGTGCCACGAATGAGCCGACTCCTCGACGCGATCGCGCGACTGTTCCGACCGGCGGCGCGGAAGACTGAGCGGCAGCTCTCCCGGTTCGCGCCGGCCCGCACCGGACGCGTCGCCGGCGTCGAGCCGGGCCGCTCGGGCGTCGACGCGACGATCCAGGTCGACCCCCGCCGGCTGAAGGGCCTCCGCACCTCCTACAACCCGAAGACCGACGGCGAGCCGGACCCCGGCGAGATCGTCTGGACGTGGGTCCCGTACGAGGAGAACGACGGCCGCGGCAAGGACCGGCCGGTGCTCGTGGTGGCGGCCGAGCCGTCCGGGAGCCTGATCGCGGTCGCGCTGACCAGCCAGGCGCACCCCGGCCGTCCCGAGTACCTCGCGATCGGCGCGGGGGACTGGGACGGGCAGGGGAGGCCGAGCTTCGTCCGGCTCGACCGGGTGTTCCGGGTCCACCGCACCGGGATGCGCCGGGAGGCCGCCGCGCTCGACGCGCGCCGGTTCGCGACCGTCCGCGACGCGCTGCGGAAGCTGTACGGCTGGAGCTGACCGCTGCGTGACGAACGGTGAACCGGGAGTGCACACGTCCCGGCCCGCGTCACTACAGTGGCCGCATGCCTGACGACTGTTCGCGCCCGCTCGACTTCGAGACCCGGCAGATCCACGCCGGAGCGGTGGTCGACGCCGAGACCCGCGCCAGGGTCACCCCGATCTACCAGACCGCCGGCTACGTCTTCGACGACTTCGCGGACGGCGAGGACCGCTTCGCCGGCCGCAGCCGCTACCGCGCCTATTCGCGCAACGACAACCCGACCAACTCTGTCGCCGGGCGCAGGATCGCGGACCTGGAGGGCGGCGTCGACGGCATCGTGGTCTCCAGCGGCCAGGCCGCCATCGCCGCGGCGATCAACGCGCTCGCCGAGGCGGGCGACCACATCCTCGCGACGCGATCGCTGTACGAGGGGACCCGGGAGATGTTCCGCGGCGTCCTGAAGCGGCAGGGGATCGCGTTCGAGTACGTGGACGACGACGCGAGCGAGGCGGAGTGGGCGGCGCGGTTCCGCCAGAACACGAAGGCCGTGTACACCGAGACGCTGCCGAACCCGCTCAACCAGGTGGTCGACATCGCGCGGCTGGCCGGGATCGCGCACGAGGCCGGGGTGCCGCTGATCGTCGACAACACCGTGCCGACGCCGTACCTGTGGCGGCCGATCGAGGACGGCGCCGACATCGTCGTGCACTCGACCTCCAAGTGGCTGTCCGGTCACGGGTCGGTCATCGGGGGAGCGGTGGTCGACGGCGGCCGGTTCGACTGGTCCGCGCACGCCGACCGTTTCCCGCAGCTCACCGAGCCGCCGCGGCCGGGCGTAGCGTCGTTCGTGGAGCGGTTCGGCGCCGGGGCGTACCTCGCCTACCTGCGGACGGTGATCGTGCTGGAGTACGGGCCGACCGTGCCACCGCTCAGCACCTTCCTGCTCCTGCACGGCATCGAGACGCTGTCGGTGCGGATGGACCGGCACGTCGCCAACGCGCAGGCCGTGGCCGAGTTCCTGGCCGGGCGTCCGGAGGTGGCGCGCGTGTTCTACCCGGGGCTCGCGGGGGACCCGTACCACGCGCTCGCGTCGCGCTATCTGCCGCTCGGGGCGGGCTCCATCGTCTCGATCGAGCTCGCCGGCGGCAGGGAGGCGGCCCAGCGGTTCCTGGACGCGCTGCGCCTGGTCAGCCCGATGACGCACATCGGCGACGTGCGCACGCTCGCGATCCACCTGGGCAGCACCATCCACGCCAAGCTCACCGAGGAGGAGCGGCTGGACGCCGGGATCACGCCGGGCCTCGTCCGGCTGTCGATCGGCATCGAAAGCCCCCGCGACATCATCGCGGACCTGCAGCAGGCCCTCGAAGCGTAGCCCCCGCGACATTCGTCACGAATGTCGCGAATGCGCGCGCTATTCGCGCGATTCGCGCCGAATCGTGTGGAAGGAACGTGGGGCACATTCGTGACGAATGTTGCGAAAGCGCGGCGGTTTCGCGCGATTCGGCACGAATCGCGCGGGCGCGTCAGGCGGGGGCGAGCGCCGGCGCTGCGGCGGCGACGGTCGCAGCGATGCGGCGGACGGCCTCCACCACCGTGCTCGGGTCGCAGGCGAGGTTGATGCGGGCGAAGCCGCGGCCCTGCTCGCCGAACGCGAGGCCGGAGTTGAGTGCGACGCGGCCGGTGTCGATGAGCACGCGGGCGGGGTCGTCGCCGAGACCGGTGTCCCGGAAGTCCAGCCAGGCCAGGTAGCCGGCGTCGGGCCGGATCACCCGCACCGACGGCGCGTGCGCGGCGAGCTCGGACTCCAGCAGCCGGAGGTTCGTCACGAGCTGCTCCAGCAGCCCGTCGCGCCAGCGCAGGCAGGACAGGGCTGCGACGTTGGCGTGCAGGCCGAGGATGCTCGTGCGGGCGGCCAGCTCCTCCGGCAGCCGGGTGAGCAGGCCGGCGGTGGCGGGCTCGGCGGCGACGATGACCGCGCACTTGAGACCGGCGAGGTTCCACGCCTTGCTGGCGGAGGTCACCGTGACGGCGCGGGCGCCGGCGGCCCGGGCGACGGGCGCGAACGGCGTGAAGCGGACGCCCGGGTGGGCGAGCGGGGCGTGCACCTCGTCGCTGACGACGAACACCCCGTAGCGGGCGGCGAGACGGGCGAGCGCCTCCAGGGTGCGCCTGCTGTGACATCGCCCGGTCGGGTTCTGCGGGTTGCAAAGCAGCATCGCGTCGGCTCCCGCGGCGAAGGCGGCCTCCAGCCCGTCGAGGTCGAGTGTCCAGCCGGCCTCCTCGCGCAGCGGGACCGTGATCGCGACGGCGTCGGCCTCCTCGATCATCTCGAAGAACGGCGGGTAGACCGGAGGCGTGAGCACCACGCGGCCGCCGGACTCCGGCAGCACGAGCCGCAGCGTCTCGACCACGCCAACGGTCACGTCGGTGGCCAGGTGCACCCACTCCGGGTCGACGCCCCACGACCACGAGCTCCAGGCGAAGTCGGCGAAGGCAGGCGCGAGCGGGCCGGCCGAGTCGAGGTAGCCGGTGTCCGAGTTGCGGAGGGTCCCGGCGACGCGGTCGAGGATGGCCGGCTCGACGTCGAAGTCCATCTCGGCGACGAAGACCGGCAGGACGTCCGCCGGGTAGCGGCGCCACTTGATGCTCGACCGGGACGCGAAGAGCTGCTCCAGGGGCCGGGCCGGTGCGAAGCTCATCGCCCCAGGATGCGGCAACGCGGCCACGAGCGCATCCGGGCGTGTCATGGAACGTAAGGTTGGGCTATGCGCGTCGAGGTGCTGCACATCCAGGAATGCCCGAGCTGGCGGGAGGCCGGAGCACGGCTGGAGGTCGCGCTCGCCGAGGCCGGGATGGACGCGCCGGTGGAGTACCGCTTCCTGGAGACCTCCGCCGACCTGGTCGGCACGGCGTTCGCCGGGTCGCCCACGATCGTCGTGGACGGCGCCGACCTCTTCCCGGTGGCCGAGCCCGTCCAGGAGCTGGCCTGCCGCGTGTACGTCACTCCGGCCGGGCTGCGCGGGATGCCGGACACCGGGCAGCTGGTGGCGGCGCTGCGGGCGCTCCCCGCCTGACGCCGCCGGACCTCCGGGGACGGACACCCGCCCCCGGAGACCGTCACCTCACCGGATCGGGAACTGCTGCGCCGGCAGACCGTTGCAGGTGTAGATCTGCAGCTGCGTGCCCGGCGTCACGCTCCCGCCCGGGTCGTCCAGGCACAGCCCGGACTGCGGGTTGAGCAGCGACCCGTTCGACTGCGGGACCCAGACCTGGCCGCCGGCCGAGTTGCAGGTCCACAACTGGACCTTCGTGCCCTTCACCGTGCTGTTGCCCATGATGTCGAGGCAGGCGCCGACCGTGCTGAGCGAGTCGTTCGGGTTGAGCACCCACCTCTGGTCGAGCGACGTGGCATCGCAGGTGTTCAGCTGCACCTGCTCGCCGTTGCCTCCGGTGTCGTTCCCCGACGGATCCACGCACAGGCCGCCCTTGCCGACGATCTGCACGCCGCCGCGGCTGTAGCCCGCGTAGTTCGTCGCGACGATGTTCGCCTGGATGGCGGCGTCGGTCGTGTCAGGGGCGTAGCCCGCGGTCATCGCGCCCTCGAAGAACGAGCCCGTGCCGCGGTTGCTGTCGTCACCGCCGGTGCCGAGCACGATGGAGCCCTCCAGGTGCATGGGGGCGTAGCCTCCCGCCGGCAACGGTCCGTCGTACCAGGTGGTCAGTGCGCCGGACTGGGAGTCCCCGCCCTTGAGCGCGAAGCTCGTGGTCCCGTTGTTCTTCAGCACGGCCGTGACGAAGTCGCTGCTGTTGCCGTGGTTGGAGTCGTCGGTGAGCGTGGCGCCCTTGTAGAGGCCGTTCTCCAGGTCGGCAGCGATCCACGGGCCGTTGCCGTAGCTGCCCGCGGCGTTGCGCACCGAGATGTTGAGCGCGTCCATGTGGCCGGCGCCGGTGTCGAGCTCCTGGACCTCGGCGTTGCCGAAGTCCGAGCAGCACTTGTCGTTGACGTTCGTGCCGCTGCCGACCATGTACATCGACTCCGGCTGCGAGCCGGTCGCGACGCCGGCGCCGCTGGTGTGCCGGTAGCCGACACCCGGCTGCATGAGGATGCCGTACGCCTCGTGCCCGTTCACCGTCACCGGGAGGAGGTCCGCGATGGCGCCGACGTCCTGACCGCCCTGCGCGCCCGGCCCCTCGATGGTGAGGTCGTTGTGCCGGGGCGACTGGTCGTAGACGACGGTGATCGTACAGGTGGTGCCGGCGCAGAACGTGTCCTGCGCCGCGGCGTTCGCATAGCCTCCCGCGCTCAGCACCCCGATGTTCAGGGTGTGGCTGTCGGAGGCGCGCGCCACCTGGTACAGGCTGCCGCTGTACCCGGCATAGAGCGCGCGCACCGAGCTGTACGCGGCGACGCACGGGGTGGAGGCGGAGCCGTACAGGTCGCACGGGAGCGACGTGGCGGCGGTCGCGCTCTGCGGTACGGCGACGAGCGCGAGCGCGGTGAGGGCGAGAGCGCCGAGCGCGGCGGGCCATCCTCGGTGGCGGAGGAGGTTCCGGAATCGTTTCATGGTGCCCCTTTCTGTGGCGCGACTCTGCGCCGGAGAGCGCCGAGGCTCGGCGCTCTCCGGATGCTAGGGCCGCGGAATTCTTCCGGAAACCGGGCGGCCGAATAGATATCTCCGGGTCGTTCCGCCCCGGAATCCCGGCGGAACAGACTGTCAAGGATGTTGTGAAAATTCATTTATGCCGGTGCATTGACGGAATAATTCACGGTCTTTACAGTTGCGTTCGTGCACAAGCCCAACGACGTGCCGCAGCTGATCCGGCGCACCCACGAAGAGCGGATTCTCGCGACCCTCCGCGAGAACGGTCCGCTGACCCGTGCGGAGCTGGAGAAGCGGGTCGGGCTGTCGCGCACCACCCTCTCCGACATCACCGCCGCCCTGCTGCGTCGCGGCGTGCTGGTGGAGCGCGCGACGCACGACGAGGCCCGCGGCCGGGGACGTCCCGCCGCGAAGCTCGCGCTCGACCCGGCCTCCGGGCAGTTCCTCGGTGTCGACCTCGGCCACCGCCGTGTCCACGTCGCCGTCGTGAACGCCTCCAACGAGATCATCGTGTCGGGCGAGCGCGCCTACGACGTGGACACCTCCTGGTCCGAGCGCATCGACGCGACCTTCGCGCTCATCGAGGGCCTGGCCCGCGACGAGGAGGTCGGCCTGCAGGCGCTGGAGGGCATCGGCATCGGCGTGCCCGGCCCGCTCAGCACGGCCTTCCGCGGCGAGCAGCGAACGCCGCCGCGCTGGCGCGGCCAGCCGAGGGACGAGCTCCTCGCCCTGATCCGCGGCCGGTTCGCCGGGCGGTTCTCCGCGCCGCTCACCCTCGACAACAACACCCGCCTCGCCGGCCTCGGCGAAGCCGTCTGGGGTCGCGCCGACGACGCGGACAGCCTCCTCTACCTCCGTCTCGGCGACGGCGTCGGCGGCGGCCTGGTGGTCTCCGGCCGCCTGGTCTCCGGCGCGTCCGGCTCGGCCGGGGAGGTCGGCCACGTGACCGTCGAGCCCGACGGCCTCCCGTGCTGGTGCGGCAAGACCGGCTGCCTGGAGACGGTCGCGTCCGTGCCCGCGATCCAGGAGCGCCTCGCGGCCGTCCGTGCCGGCGACGGCGATGAGGACGGGAGCGCGGCCGACGCGGTCGTGCGCGCGGCGGGGGAGGCGACCGGGCGCGCGCTCGCGGCGGCGTCGGTCGTCGTCGACCCGCGCGACATCGTGATCGCGGGCGACGTCCTGCGGTTCCCCGGCTTCCTCGACGCGGCGCGCGAGTCCTTCGCCCGCGAGACCCTGCTCGTGGGAGGCGGCGACCGGCTGCGCGTCTCCACCCTCCGCGACGAGGCCGGAGCGCTCGGCGCCATCGCCGCGGCCTTCCACCGCTCCTCCCTGCTGGTCGGCTACGCGAGCCTCGCCGGCCTCCCCGACCCCGCCCCCGAACCCGCCGACGCCGAGCGCCGGCAGGCCTAGACCACCCGAACCCCCGGAACCCCCGAACCACCCCCGAGAAGGAGAACCATGACGACCCTCGCGACCGAGAGCCTGCCCGTGGAGGAGGGCGGCGCACCGCCCGCGCGCCCCGGCCGGCGCAGGCGCGTGCCCACGTGGGCGTGGACGACGATCTCGATCGTCGTCGGCATCGGCATCTTCTGGGTGCTGTCGTTCGTCACGATCCTGCCGAGCCCGCCTGCGGTCGTCGCCAAGACGATCGACCTGGCGTCGAACGGCATCCTGTTCACCGACATCGGGGCGAGCCTCGCCCGCGTGCTGGTCGGCTTCCTGCTCGGGACGCTGCTGGCCATCCCGGTCGGCTTCCTGATGGGCTGGTACAGCACGGTGCGCGGCCTCCTGCACCCGTGGGTCCAGTTCGTGCGCATGATCCCGCCGCTGGCCATCCTGCCGCTGTCGATCGTCGTGCTCGGCACGGGCGAGGTCGCCCGGGTGTTCGTGATCTTCCTGGCGTCGTTCCTGGCCGCGATCGTCGCGACCTACCAGGGCGTCGTCAGCGTCGACCGCACGCTGGTCAACGCTGCTCGGGTGCTCGGAGCCAAGGACGGCACGATCTTCGCCCGCGTCATCGTCCCGGCCTCCTCGCCCTTCATCTTCGTCGGCATGCGCGTCGGCCTCGGCTCGTCGTGGGCGACCCTCGTCGCCTCGGAGCTGATCGCGGCCCAGCAGGGACTCGGCTTCCGCATGCAGCAGGCGCAGCTCTACTTCGACCTGCCGACGATTTTCGTATCCATCATCTTCATCGGCGTGCTCGGTCTGCTCATGGACCGCCTGCTGATGGCCGTCGAACGGAGAGTGACCTCGTGGCAGGAACGCCGATGACCCCCAAGATCAGCGTCAAGGACCTGCGCAAGGTCTTCCCGCTCGGCAGCGGCGAGTTCACCGCCCTCGGCGGTGTCGACCTCGACGTCGCGGACGGCGAGTTCGTCACCCTGGTCGGCCCGTCCGGCTGCGGCAAGTCCACCCTGATGAACATCGTGGCCGGCCTGGAGACCGCGACCTCCGGCAGCGTCCTCGTCGACGGCGAGCCGGTCGACGGACCGAGCCCGGAGCGCGGCGTCATCTTCCAGCAGTACGCGCTGTTCCCCTGGCTGACTGTCCGCAAGAACGTCGAGTTCGGCCTCCGCGTCTCGGGAGTGCCGGCGGAGGAGCGACGCGAGCGCGCCCAGTACTTCATCGACCTGGTCGGGCTCACCACGCACGCCGACCAGCTCCCCAAGGCGCTGTCCGGCGGCATGAAGCAGCGCACCGCCCTCGCCCGCGCCTACGCGGTCAACCCGCGGCTGCTGCTGATGGACGAGCCGTTCGGCGCGCTGGACGCGCTCACCCGGGTCAACCTCCAGGACCAGCTGCTGCGCACCTGGCAGGAGGAGCGGCGCACCGTCCTCTTCGTCACGCACGACGTGGAGGAGGCCGTGTACCTGGCCTCCCGCGTGGTCGTGATGGCCGCCCGGCCCGGCCGCATCTTCGAGATCATCGACGTCGACCTCCCGGCGAACCGCACGGAGGAGACGCGGCTGTCGCCGGAGTTCGCGGAGATCAAGAACCGCGTCTGGCGGGCGGTCTACCACCAGCCGGCACTCGAGAGCGCGAGCGTCGCCGCCCAGCGCTGACCTCGCCCCGAACCGCACCACCACACCCCCGAAGCACCACCTCACACACACAGAAAGCAGCATCGCCATGCGCACAATCCCCGCACGCCTGGGCATCGCCGCCCTCGCCGCCGGAGCACTCGTCCTCTCCCTCGCCGCCTGCAGCACCGGATCGGCCAACGCCGGCTCGGGCTCCAGCGCCAGTGCCACCTCCTGCTCCACCACGCAGAACGTGAACTTCGGCTACATCGGCGACTTCAACGGCACCAGCCTCCTGGCCATCGCCAAGGCCAAGAACATGTGGGCCGCCCACTGCCTCAACGTGAACCCGCAGGTCTTCACCAACGGCCCGCTGCAGATCACGGCCATGGCCTCCGGCAGCCTCGACTTCGGTTACATCGGCCCGGGCGCCCTCTGGCTGCCCGCCTCCGGCAAGGCCAAGATCGTCGCGATCGACACGTTCACCAACGCCGACCGCATCGTCGCGCTGCCGGGCAAGGGCATCAAGTCGATCAAGGACCTCAAGGGCAAGAAGGTCGCCTACCCGAAGGGCACCTCCGGCGAGATGATCCTCCGTCTCGGCCTCCAGAAGGCCGGCATGAGCATGAGCGACATCGACGCGACGCCGCTCGACTACTCGACCCTGACTTCCGCGCTCTCGGCCGGTCAGTTCGACGCGGCCGGCTTCGGCTACCCGCAGCTCACCACCGTGAAGAAGCAGCAGCCGGGCATCATCGAGCTGGCCAAGGACTCCGACTTCGCGAGCTCCATGCGCTTCGTCACCGCGTTCGTCGCCCGGGAGAACCTGCCCACGCAGAACCCGAAGATGGTCTCGGCGGTCCTCGCCGTGCTGAAGGAGGCCAACGACTACCGCCTCGCTCACCGCACCGAGGCCATCAACCTCGTCTCGCAGATGACCAACGTCCCCGTCGACCAGGTGACCACGGACGCCAGCTTCGACCAGCTCGTCTCGTCGAAGTCGCTGGAGGCCTCCACTAAGTCCGGCGACGTCGACAAGTGGCTCGACACCTTCGGTCAGTACTTCACCACGGTCGGCACCCTCCAGCAGCCGGGCAGCGCGAAGGACTACTACACCTCCGACCTCTACGCCAAGGCGGGACATTGACCTCCACCGCTCCACAGCACGACGGCCAGCGCCGGAACATCCTCTTCCTGCTGACCGACCAGCACCGGGTCGACACACTCGGCTGCTACGGCAACACCCGGATCAGCACCCCGGCCCTCGACCGCCTCGCGGCCACGGGCACGCGGTTCGACCGGTGGTACACCCCGACGGCGATCTGCACCCCGGCGCGGGCGAGCCTGCTGACCGGCCAGGCGCCGTTCCGGCACCGCCTGCTCGCCAACTACGAGCGGAACGTCGGATACCTGGAGGACCTGCGCGAGGGTCAGTTCACCTTCGCGCAGGCCCTCCAGGAGGAGGGCTACCGCACCGGCCTGGTGGGCAAGTGGCACGTCGGAACCAACAAGACGGCTGCGGACTACGGCTTCGAGGGCCCGACGCTGCCCGGCTGGCACAACCCGGTCGACAGCCCCGACTACCTCGCCTACCTGGCGCAGAACGGCTACCCGCCGTACGAGATCCACGACCGCATCCGCGGCGTGCTTCCGAACGGCAGCCCGGGCAACCTGCTCGCCGCCCGGCTGAACCAGCCGGAGGAGGCCACCTTCGAGTACTACCTGGCCGAGCGTGCGATCGCGATGCTGCGCGACTACGCGGAGGGGCGCCGGAGCGAGGGGACGCCGTTCTTCCTCGGGCTGCACTACTTCGGGCCGCACCTGCCGTACCTGCTGCCGGACGAGTACTTCGACATGTACGACCCGTCGCAGATCGAGCTGCCGGCCTCCGTGCAGGAGGACTTCCTCGGCAAGCCGCCCGTGCAGCGCAACTACAGCAAGCACTGGACGTTCGACACC is a window from the Leifsonia shinshuensis genome containing:
- a CDS encoding ammonium transporter, producing the protein MAATSEQVDTLLLFVCGALTLLVPFGLAFFVGGLGGRSTTSRALTFALTGTAATVLLGMLGGYGMLAGTPWLAHVLGAPSADLATGFGAASHHLDLYALAKAGSILAAASVSVAIVGVAVASRITLRAWLVFIVLWSLLVLYPAGYAVFALDDGWATGVLGVIDFGGALPLGVAAGAAAAGVILACGRGEHRPPEQRSFPAIAIGGTLVWVGWLGLVVGSEGAVDSYTGLIAINAFIASAGGCLAWMVVDRVLLRRPTAVSALCGAFSGLVAITPAAGVLTVGWSLLLGVIAALACATMVDLAARARFGASMALIVIVTVASMVGLLYLGLFAAGGGMVDSGNFDLFTAQAIAGFSVLIGSFLVSLLLALALRFTLGLTRIRYRATNEPTPRRDRATVPTGGAED
- a CDS encoding type II toxin-antitoxin system PemK/MazF family toxin; the protein is MSRLLDAIARLFRPAARKTERQLSRFAPARTGRVAGVEPGRSGVDATIQVDPRRLKGLRTSYNPKTDGEPDPGEIVWTWVPYEENDGRGKDRPVLVVAAEPSGSLIAVALTSQAHPGRPEYLAIGAGDWDGQGRPSFVRLDRVFRVHRTGMRREAAALDARRFATVRDALRKLYGWS
- a CDS encoding O-acetylhomoserine aminocarboxypropyltransferase/cysteine synthase family protein, which codes for MPDDCSRPLDFETRQIHAGAVVDAETRARVTPIYQTAGYVFDDFADGEDRFAGRSRYRAYSRNDNPTNSVAGRRIADLEGGVDGIVVSSGQAAIAAAINALAEAGDHILATRSLYEGTREMFRGVLKRQGIAFEYVDDDASEAEWAARFRQNTKAVYTETLPNPLNQVVDIARLAGIAHEAGVPLIVDNTVPTPYLWRPIEDGADIVVHSTSKWLSGHGSVIGGAVVDGGRFDWSAHADRFPQLTEPPRPGVASFVERFGAGAYLAYLRTVIVLEYGPTVPPLSTFLLLHGIETLSVRMDRHVANAQAVAEFLAGRPEVARVFYPGLAGDPYHALASRYLPLGAGSIVSIELAGGREAAQRFLDALRLVSPMTHIGDVRTLAIHLGSTIHAKLTEEERLDAGITPGLVRLSIGIESPRDIIADLQQALEA
- a CDS encoding MalY/PatB family protein produces the protein MSFAPARPLEQLFASRSSIKWRRYPADVLPVFVAEMDFDVEPAILDRVAGTLRNSDTGYLDSAGPLAPAFADFAWSSWSWGVDPEWVHLATDVTVGVVETLRLVLPESGGRVVLTPPVYPPFFEMIEEADAVAITVPLREEAGWTLDLDGLEAAFAAGADAMLLCNPQNPTGRCHSRRTLEALARLAARYGVFVVSDEVHAPLAHPGVRFTPFAPVARAAGARAVTVTSASKAWNLAGLKCAVIVAAEPATAGLLTRLPEELAARTSILGLHANVAALSCLRWRDGLLEQLVTNLRLLESELAAHAPSVRVIRPDAGYLAWLDFRDTGLGDDPARVLIDTGRVALNSGLAFGEQGRGFARINLACDPSTVVEAVRRIAATVAAAAPALAPA
- a CDS encoding thioredoxin family protein, with translation MRVEVLHIQECPSWREAGARLEVALAEAGMDAPVEYRFLETSADLVGTAFAGSPTIVVDGADLFPVAEPVQELACRVYVTPAGLRGMPDTGQLVAALRALPA
- a CDS encoding arabinofuranosidase catalytic domain-containing protein — protein: MKRFRNLLRHRGWPAALGALALTALALVAVPQSATAATSLPCDLYGSASTPCVAAYSSVRALYAGYSGSLYQVARASDSHTLNIGVLSAGGYANAAAQDTFCAGTTCTITVVYDQSPRHNDLTIEGPGAQGGQDVGAIADLLPVTVNGHEAYGILMQPGVGYRHTSGAGVATGSQPESMYMVGSGTNVNDKCCSDFGNAEVQELDTGAGHMDALNISVRNAAGSYGNGPWIAADLENGLYKGATLTDDSNHGNSSDFVTAVLKNNGTTSFALKGGDSQSGALTTWYDGPLPAGGYAPMHLEGSIVLGTGGDDSNRGTGSFFEGAMTAGYAPDTTDAAIQANIVATNYAGYSRGGVQIVGKGGLCVDPSGNDTGGNGEQVQLNTCDATSLDQRWVLNPNDSLSTVGACLDIMGNSTVKGTKVQLWTCNSAGGQVWVPQSNGSLLNPQSGLCLDDPGGSVTPGTQLQIYTCNGLPAQQFPIR
- a CDS encoding ROK family transcriptional regulator codes for the protein MHKPNDVPQLIRRTHEERILATLRENGPLTRAELEKRVGLSRTTLSDITAALLRRGVLVERATHDEARGRGRPAAKLALDPASGQFLGVDLGHRRVHVAVVNASNEIIVSGERAYDVDTSWSERIDATFALIEGLARDEEVGLQALEGIGIGVPGPLSTAFRGEQRTPPRWRGQPRDELLALIRGRFAGRFSAPLTLDNNTRLAGLGEAVWGRADDADSLLYLRLGDGVGGGLVVSGRLVSGASGSAGEVGHVTVEPDGLPCWCGKTGCLETVASVPAIQERLAAVRAGDGDEDGSAADAVVRAAGEATGRALAAASVVVDPRDIVIAGDVLRFPGFLDAARESFARETLLVGGGDRLRVSTLRDEAGALGAIAAAFHRSSLLVGYASLAGLPDPAPEPADAERRQA
- a CDS encoding ABC transporter permease, whose translation is MTTLATESLPVEEGGAPPARPGRRRRVPTWAWTTISIVVGIGIFWVLSFVTILPSPPAVVAKTIDLASNGILFTDIGASLARVLVGFLLGTLLAIPVGFLMGWYSTVRGLLHPWVQFVRMIPPLAILPLSIVVLGTGEVARVFVIFLASFLAAIVATYQGVVSVDRTLVNAARVLGAKDGTIFARVIVPASSPFIFVGMRVGLGSSWATLVASELIAAQQGLGFRMQQAQLYFDLPTIFVSIIFIGVLGLLMDRLLMAVERRVTSWQERR
- a CDS encoding ABC transporter ATP-binding protein, which gives rise to MTPKISVKDLRKVFPLGSGEFTALGGVDLDVADGEFVTLVGPSGCGKSTLMNIVAGLETATSGSVLVDGEPVDGPSPERGVIFQQYALFPWLTVRKNVEFGLRVSGVPAEERRERAQYFIDLVGLTTHADQLPKALSGGMKQRTALARAYAVNPRLLLMDEPFGALDALTRVNLQDQLLRTWQEERRTVLFVTHDVEEAVYLASRVVVMAARPGRIFEIIDVDLPANRTEETRLSPEFAEIKNRVWRAVYHQPALESASVAAQR
- a CDS encoding aliphatic sulfonate ABC transporter substrate-binding protein — protein: MRTIPARLGIAALAAGALVLSLAACSTGSANAGSGSSASATSCSTTQNVNFGYIGDFNGTSLLAIAKAKNMWAAHCLNVNPQVFTNGPLQITAMASGSLDFGYIGPGALWLPASGKAKIVAIDTFTNADRIVALPGKGIKSIKDLKGKKVAYPKGTSGEMILRLGLQKAGMSMSDIDATPLDYSTLTSALSAGQFDAAGFGYPQLTTVKKQQPGIIELAKDSDFASSMRFVTAFVARENLPTQNPKMVSAVLAVLKEANDYRLAHRTEAINLVSQMTNVPVDQVTTDASFDQLVSSKSLEASTKSGDVDKWLDTFGQYFTTVGTLQQPGSAKDYYTSDLYAKAGH